CAAAATTCCAGCCAGGAACTCAAAATTCCCATAAAATTCCACATCCATGGAGATCAGGTCCACCAtggctggaggaggaggcaaaaACCGGGATTAGGCCTGGATAATCCCAGGATTAACCCAGATTGTCCTGGAATTCTGGAGAAAAAGCCCAAAATTCCCATGAAATTCCAACAAAATTCCAGCcagaaacccaaaaaatccccaaaattccacaTCCATGAAGACCACGCCCACCATGGCTGGGGGAGGAGGCAAAACCGGGATTAGGCCGGGATCACTGACCAATCAGCAGGCAGTACGTGTGCGGGTGAGGCCCCGCCCCAATGGCTCACTGACCAATCAGCAGGCAGTACGTGTGCGGGTGAGGCCCCGCCCCAATGGCTCACTGACCAATCAGCAGGCAGTACTTATGTGGGTGAGGCCCCGCCCCAATGGCTCACTGACCAATCAGCAGGCAGTACTTATGCGGGTGAGGCCCCACCCACAATGGCTCACTGACCAATCAGCAAGCAGTACTTATGCGGGTGAGGCCCCGCCCCAATGGCTCACTGACCAATCAGCAGGCAGTACGTGTGCGGGTGAGGCCCCGCCCCAATGGCTCACTGACCAATCAGCAGGCAGTACTTATGTGGGTGAGGCCCCGCCCCCAATGGCTCACTGACCAATCAGCAGGCAGTACTTATGCGGGTGAGGCCCCGCCCCCAATGGCTCACTGACCAATCAGCAGGCAGTACTTGTGGGGGTGCCCcaaggtgtccctgggtgtTTCTAAGCCCCGCCCCCCCAGGTTCAGGCCCCGCCCCCGTGTGTCACTGACCAATCAGCATGCGGTATTTGTGGGGGTGCCGCGCGTCCTCGATCACCGGCACCACGTTCGttcccccaggtgtgtcccgGGTGTGTCCCAGGTGCAAGCCCCGCCCCCCAGGTTTCAGGCCCCGCCCCCTGTGTGTCACTGACCAATCAGCATGCGGTATTTGTGTGGGTGCCGCGCGTCCTCGATCACCGGCACCACGTTCGttcccccaggtgtgtcccgGGTGTGTCCCAGGTGCAAGCCCCGCCCCCCAGGTTCAGGCCCCGCCCCCGTGTGTCACTGACCAATCAGCATGCGGTATTTGTGGGGGTGCCGCGCGTCCTCGATCACCGGCACCACGTTCGTTCTCTTCTTGGCCACGTTGAGCAGGTCCCGGCCCGAGCGGTGCGAGAACTCCACGGCGTAGACCACGCCCTCCTGGGGACAACGGGGGACACCGGGGGTCAGTGATGGCCACCCAAGGTCACCGGGGGTCAGGGATGGCCACCAAAGGTCACCAGGTGCCACCCAAGGTCACCGGGGGTCAGTGATGGCCACCCAAGGTCACCAGGTGCCACCCAAGGTCACCAGGTGCCACCCAAGGTCACCGGGGGTCAGTGATGGCCACCCAAGGTCACCGGGGGTCAGGGATGGCCACCAAAGGTCACCAGGTGCCACCCAAGGTCACCGGGGGTCAGTGATGGCCACCCAAGGTCACCAGGGGTCAGTGATGGCCACCAAAGGTCACCAGGTGCCACCCGAGGTCACCGGGGGTCAGTGATGGCCACCAAAGGTCACCAGGTGACACCCAAGGTCACCGGGGGTCAGTGATGGCCACCAAAGGTCACCAGGTGACACCCAAGGTCACCGGGGGTCAGTGATGGCCACCCGAGGTCACCAGGGGTCACTGAAGGTCACCAAGGGTCAGTGATGGCCACCCAAGGTCACCAGGTGCCACCCAAGGTCACCAAGGGTCAGTGATGGCCACCCGAGGTCACCAGGGGTCACTGAAGGTCACCAAGGGTCAGTGATGGCCACCCAAGGTCACCAGGTGCCACCCAAGGTCACCAAGGGTCAGTGATGGCCACCCGAGGGCACCAATGTCCACCCAAGGTCACCAATGTCCACCCAAGGTTGTTGATGTCCACCCAAAGTCACCAGATGCCACCCAAGGTCACTGAAGGTCAGTGATGGCCAACCAAGATCCCCAAGGTCATCAGTGGCCACCCAAGGCCATTGACGGCCACCCAAGGCCACCAATGTCCACCCAAGGCCACCAATGTCCACCCAAGGCCACCAATGTCAACCCAAGGTCACCAGGTGCCACCTGAGGTCACCAATGTCTACCCAAGGTCACCAATGTCCACCCAAGGTTGTTGATGGCCACCCAAGGTCATCGGTGGCCACCCAAGGCCACCAATGTCCACCCAAGGACATCAGGTGCCACCCAAGGTCACCAATGTCCACCCAAGGACACCGGGGCCACCTGAGGTCAGCAATACAAGGTCACTGATGTCCACCCAAGGTCACCAGGTACCGTCAAAAGTAACCAAATGTCACCAGGTGCCACCCAAGGTCACCAAAGCCCACCCCCAAGGTCACCAGGTGTCACCAAAGGTCACCACTGGCCACCTGAGGTCATCAATGTCCACCCAAGGTCACCGATGTCCACCCAAGGTCACCAGGGGCCATCAAAGGTCACCAAGTGTCACCAGGTGCCACCCAAGGTCACCAATGCCCACCCCCAAGGTCACCAGGTGCCACCCGAGGTCACTGAGGGTCCGTGATGGACACCCAAGGTCCCCAAGGTCATCGGTGGCCACCCAAGGTCACCAGGTGCCACCAAAGATCGCCAGGTGCCACCCAAGGTCACCAATGTCCACCCAAGGTCACGAGGGGCCATCAAAAGTCACCAAGTGTCACCAGGTGCCACCCAAGGTCACCAACGCCCACCCCCAAGGTCACCAGGTGTCACCAAAGGTCTCCAGGGGCCACCCGAGCTCACCGATGTCCACCCAAGGTCCCAGGTGCCACCAGGTGCCACCCAATGCCCATCCCCGAGGTCACCAGGTGCCATCAGGTGCCACCAGGTGCCACCCAAGGTCACCAATGTCTACCCAAGGTCACCAGGGGTCACCAaagtgcccaggtgtgtgttaTTGTGCCCCCAGGTGTGTTTTACCATAGCCAGGTGTGCATGAACCTGTacccaggtgtgtccaggtgtgaCCAAGTGTGTCTGTGCCCAtacccaggtgtgcccaggtgtgtctgtacccgtgcccaggtgtgcccaggtgtgacCAAGTGTGTCTGTGCCCAtacccaggtgtgcccaggtgtgtctgtACCCGTGCCCAGGTatgcccaggtgtgcccaggtgtgtctgtACCCGTGTGTtacccaggtgtgcccaggtgtgcccaggtgtgtctgtacctgtgcccaggtgtgcccaggtgtgcccaggtgtgtctgtACCCGtacccaggtgtgcccaggtgtgtctgtaccgtccccaggtgtccccaggtgtgcccaggtgtgtctgtACCTGtacccaggtgtgcccaggtgtgtctgtacctgtccccaggtgtccccaggtggtGCCAGGTGTGTTACTTCCAGGTGTCCCCACGTGTGCCCAGTGTGTCTACCTGCCCCACGATGTCGAATGGCTGACGGTGGTGCCCGAGGCGGCGCCCAGGTACGACCTTGGCACCTGCACCCGGTGTGTCTGTACCTGtacccaggtgtgcccaggtgtgccagggtGTCGtacctgtccccaggtgcccaggtgtgcccaggtgggccCAGTTGTCTGGTACCTGtacccaggtgtgcccaggttGCCCAGGTGTCTGTACcttccccaggtgtgcccagggtgTCTGACCCAtacccaggtgtgcccaggtgtgcccaggtgttgACCATACCCAGGTGTGCCCAGTGTGCCTGTACCTGTACCCAGGTTGTGCCAGTGTGCCCggcccaggtgtgcccaggtgtgttacctgtccccaggtgtgtgttacctgtccccaggtgtgcccaggtgtgttaCCTGCCCCACGATGTCGGAGACGTGGCTGACGGTGGTGCCCGAGGCGGCGCCCAGGTACAGCACCTTGGCCCCCGGCCGGATGTGGATGCGGTCGATGCCccccaagatggcggcggcgaGCTTGGAGCGGAACGGGTTCCAGGCGCGGTACTCCACCGAGGCCTCGCCCTCCTGCACCAGTACACACCAGTATAAACCAGTTTGAACCAGTATGAACCAGTACAGACTGCTATAAACCAGTTAAACCCTATAAACcgtataaaccagtataaaccagtataaaccagtcTGGAGCGGAACGGGTTGCAGGCGCGGTACTCCACCGAGGCCTCGCCCTCCTGCGCCAGTACACACCAGTATAAACCAGTTTGGAATGATTGAAGCCACTGCAAACCAttataaaccagtatggaccagtataaacTGGTATAAAACAATATAATCCAGTAGGGACCAGTACtgaccagtataaaccagtatggaccagtacaaaccagtatggaccagtataaaccagtgGGGACTGGTACAGTCCtgtatggaccagtatggaccagtatcCCCAGCCTCTCCAGTACaaaccagtgctcccagtacaaaccagtgcaaaccagtgctcccagtccctcccagcacaaaccagtgctcccagtacaaaaccagtataaaccagtacccccagccccccacagtcccattcccagtccctcccagtccaaaccagtgctcccagtacaaaccagtgctcccagtccctcccagccccattccctgtccctcccagcacaaaccagtgctcccagtacaaaccagtataaaccagtacccccagccccccccagtcccattcccagtccctcccagtacaaaccagtgctcccagtacaaaccagtgctcccagtctctcccagtcCAAACCAGAGctcccagtacaaaccagtgctcccagtcccattcccagtccctcccagtacaaaccagtgctcccagccccattcccagtccctccaAGTACAAACCAGAGctcccagtacaaaccagtgctcccagtcccattcccagtccctcccagtccaaaccagtgctcccagtcccattcccagtccctcccagtccaaaCCAGagcatcccagtccctcccagtccttcccagtccctcccagtccctcccagtgctcccagtcctcccagtccattcccagtccctcccagtcccaccAGTGCTCCAGTcctcccagtcccattcccagtcccctcccagtccctcccagtcccattccagtccctcccagtccctcccagtcccattcccagtccctccccagtccttcccagtccctcccagtccctcccagtgctcccagtccctcccagtgctcccagtccctcccagtccttcccagtccctcccagtccttcccagtccatcccagtccctcccagtccattcccagtccctcccagtgctcccagccctcccactcccagtcccattcccagtccctcccagtgctcccagtaccTCGACGCTGATGCGTTTCTCGCCGTACACCGACTCGCCCGGCACCAGGTTCCGCGTCACCAGCGCGTCCTCGCGGCCACGGCAGATGAAcacacctggcacaggggggacaggggagggacaGGTGAGATACACCTGAGATACACCAgggatacacctgggatacacctgggatacacctgggatacacctgggatacacctgggatacacctgggatacacctgcGACAGGTGAGATACACACGGGATACACCCGGGATACACCTGAGATACACCCgggatacacctgggatacacctgagATACACCgggatacacctgggatacacctgggatacacctgggcacacctgggatacacctgggtacacctgggtacacctgggtacacctgggtacacctgggatacacctggggcacacctgggatacacctgggcacacctgggatacacctgggatacacctgggatacacctgggtacacctgggatacacctgggatacacctgggcacacctgggatacacctgggatacacctgggacacacctgggatacacctgggatacacctgggcacacctgggatacacctgggatCACCGGACACCTGAgatacacctgggatacacctgggaaCACTGGAtcacacctgggacacctgggatacacctgggatacCACTGGGTgcacctgggatacacctgagATACACCCGGGatacacctgggacacacctgggatacacccGGGATACACCCGGGATACTACCGGGATACACCCGGgaccctcagctgctccttagCTCCATGCCCAGTCCCTCCCAATCCATCCCAGTTTAAACCAGTCCCTCCCAGTTacccccccagtccctcccagtccctcccagtcccccccagtccatcccagttactctcccagtccctcccagtccatcccagtccatcccagtccatcccagtccctcccagtccctcccagtccctcccagtccatcccagtcctcccagtccatccccagtccatcccagtccctcccagtccatcccagtccctcccagtccctcccagtccctcccagtccatcccagtccctcccagtccatcccagtccctcccagtctgtcccagttccctcccagtccatcccagttccatcccagtccctcccagtccctcccagtccatcccagtccctcccagtccctcccagtccctcccagtccctcccagtcccctcccagtccctcccagtccatcccagtccctcccagtccatcccagttaCCCTCATGCCGGTGCGGCTCCACCGTCACTTTTTTCCCGCCTTTGAAGCCGCCGCGGGCCCCGCCCCTGGCCCCGCCCCCTCGGCCTCGGCCACGCCCCCGGGGTCCGCCCCGGGCTCCGCCCCCTCCTCTGGCCCCGCCCCCTCCGCGGGCCACGCCCCCTCCGCGGGGCGAGAAACCGGAACCTGCGGGGGGaactgggttatactgggataGACTGGGATagactgggggggactgggttatactgggataGACTGGGATagactgggaggggactgggagggactgggttatactgggataGACTGGAAGggactgggttatactgggatagactgggagggactgggttatactgggatagactgggaggggactgggttatactgggatagactgggagggactgggttatactgggatagactgggagggactgggaggggactgggttatactgggatagactgggaggggactgggttatactgggatagactgggaggggactgggttatactgggataGACTGGGAGGGATTGGGGGggactgggttatactgggatagactgggagggactgggttatactgggatagactgggagggactggggaggggactgggttatactgggatagactgggaggggactgggttatactgggatatactggAAGGGACTGGGTTAGGGtactgggttatactgggatagactgggagggactgggaggggactgggagggactgggttatactgggatatactgggagggactgggaggggaactgggttatactgggatatactgggaggggactgggaggggaactgggttatactgggatagactgggaggggactgggaggggaactggtttatactgggatGTACTGGGAGggccctggggctcccagcacGGCAGCCCTGGGGttactggtccatactggtctatactggtttatactgggaCTCACCTCTGCCTCGG
The genomic region above belongs to Serinus canaria isolate serCan28SL12 unplaced genomic scaffold, serCan2020 HiC_scaffold_209, whole genome shotgun sequence and contains:
- the LOC127061194 gene encoding rRNA 2'-O-methyltransferase fibrillarin-like, with product MRMRRAGKGEVVCGVISGSDRGARAPRGESGAMRPGFSPRGGRGGFRGRGSGFSPRGGGVARGGGGARGGGGARGGPRGRGRGRGGGARGGARGGFKGGKKVTVEPHRHEGVFICRGREDALVTRNLVPGESVYGEKRISVEEGEASVEYRAWNPFRSKLAAAILGGIDRIHIRPGAKVLYLGAASGTTVSHVSDIVGQEGVVYAVEFSHRSGRDLLNVAKKRTNVVPVIEDARHPHKYRMLIGMVDVIFADVAQPDQTRIVALNA